ATTTAACAAAACGCTACGAGGATGGCGTCCTCGCGCTTGATCATGTCTCATTCCAAGTCCGGTCCGGCGAAATCTTTGCGATGCTCGGAGGTAACGGTGCTGGCAAGACTACGACCATCAACCTGTTTCTCAATTTCATCGAACCCACTGAAGGCGAAGCACGCATCAATGGTATCGTATCGCATCTTGACCCGTTGAAGGCAAAAGAACACATCGCTTTCGTATCTGAGAATGTGATGCTGTACGCCAATTTTACCGCACTTCAGAATCTTGATTTCTTTGCTCGGCTTGGCGGTCAAACACATTACACTCGCGAAGATTACCACAATGTGTTGTTGCGGGTCGGCTTGGCAAAGGAAGCTCACAACAAACGCCTGCGCGGTTACTCCAAGGGTATGAGACAGAAGTGCGGTATTGCCATCGCCATCCTGAAAAATGCACCGGCGATTCTTTTGGACGAACCAACATCGGGACTTGACCCTAAAGCCGGACACGATTTCATAGAACTGCTGGGATCGCTGCGCGCCGAAGGCAAGGCAATCTTAATGTCGACACATGATATCTTCCGCGCCAAGGAAATTGCGGACACTGTGGCGATCATGAACGACGGCAAAATCATCATGCAACGTCCTGCCGCAGCTTTGGTCGATCTCGACCTCGAACAGCTATACATGCAGTATATGGCCGGTCGAACATCGGAACTTGTAGGTTAGGCGGAGGACTGCATGCTAAAGACCCTGATAGAAAAAGAGATCCGCGACATCGTCGGCTCAGCCAAATTCGCTGTTATCTTTGGCGCTTGCGCGATCTTGATATTGACGTCCTTCTATGTCGGCGCACGTACCTATCAAGCCAACCGTTCCCAATATGAAGCGGCCAAGGCCGAGAACTTGCGTCAATTCGAGGGTATGACCGACTGGTTCAATGTCCAGCAGCATCGCATTTTCCTGCCGCCACAGCCGCTGGCTTCGCTCGTTAATGGAATATCCAACGATATCGGCCGCACCACGGAGGTTTGGGGGCGCGGTGAATTGTCGGCACAAGATAGCAAGTTCGGTGATGAACCGATTTATGCCGTCTTTAGGTTTCTCGACTTGGAGTTTATGTTCCAGGTGGTGCTTTCGTTGTTCGCAGTACTTTTGGGCTACGATGCCATTAGCGGAGAGAAAGAGCGCGGAACACTCAAGCTCTCATTCGCCAACGCTGTCCCTCGCGACAAGTACATTCTCGGCAAAATCATCGGCAGCTTGGCGGCTCTGACCATACCATTGATTGCCGCTCTGGGCATCGGCTGTTTGCTGCTCCCAATACTAGGCGTTCCGCTTTCGGGTGATGATTGGACCCGGCTCGCTTTGATTATCCTTACTGGAATACTCTACTTCGCCGCCTTCCTGACACTGTCAATCTTCGTGTCTGCGCGTACGGTGCGATCCTCAAGCTCATTTCTTGTCTTATTGGTCGTCTGGATTCTTTGCGTCTTGATCGTGCCACGCGCCTCCGTCTTGCTGGCTGGACGCGCTGTTGATGTACCTTCGGTTGACGAACTTGCCGCACAGAAAGCAAAGTTCCAGCAACAGCAGTGGCAGGAAGACCGCGCTAGCTGGGCAAATTTCAAACCGTCCAACAAGGAAGATCCCGCTGCGATGATGGATGAACTGAATCGATACATGGAAGAGCAGGCTGATATTCGCGACAAGAAGATGCAGGAGCTGACTTCGCGCCTCAATGAACAGCGCCTTAACAAGCAGATGGAACAGCAGGACCTCGCCTTCAACTTCGCCCGCATTTCTCCGGCGGCTACGCTTTCACTTGGCGTTACCAGCCTGGCGGGAACTTCGATCTCGCTCAAGGATCATTATGGAGACGAAGCAAAGGCGTACCAATCATCTTATGCGAACTTCATGAAGGAGAAAACCGGCACGAACCCCGGCGGGCGAATGTTCATGTTCCGCACCAAAATTGAAGACGGTGAAGAAGTGAAACCTGAGCCTATCAATCCGCAGGAACTTCCCCAATTTGAGTATCACCAGCCCGATTTGGCGCAGTCTATTTCTTCAGCAGCGCTTGATATGGGGCTCTTGGCCTTCTTTAACCTGTTGTTCTTCGCCGGAGCGTTTGTGTCGTTCCTGCGCTATGATGTTCGCTGATTGACCGGCAAGGAGAATCGAAATATGCTCTCAGTGTTGATACAGAAGGAACTCAAGGCGATTATCCTGAGTCCGAAGTTTACAGCCACATTTGTTATCTGCTCGGTGCTGATGTTGTTGAGCGTCTACATCGGGATTCAGGAGTATCAGAATTCAGTCAAGCAATATGAAGCCGGCAAGCAGTTGATCGATGAGGGTACTCGCGAAGCCACCTCGTGGAATTCGGTGCGTTATCGTGCTTATCGTGCTCCTGACCCGATGCAGATTTTCGTCTCGGGGCTCAATTACGACATCGGCAGGTGGTCGGCAATAAATCAGCAAAGTATGGTCAAGCTCCGCAATAGCTCATACTCTGATGATCCGATCTTTGCCGTTTTCAGATTCGTCGATTTTTCGTTCATCGTACTGGTCGTGCTTTCGTTGTTTGCGATCATGTTCACCTATGACGCTGTCAATGGCGAACGCGAGGACGGTACGCTGAAATTGGTGTTTGCCAATCCGGTGCCACGCGCCCGATTCATACTTGCCAAGTGCATCGGCGGCTGGCTGGGATTAGTGATTCCAATCTGCCTGCCAATTCTGTTGAGCGTTCTCCTGGTACAGCTATTCGGAATACCGTTCGCCGCCGATCACTGGCTGAGACTCTTCACCTTGATAGTCGCGGCAATTGCGTTTTTCACCTTTTTCATAATACTCGGAGTTCTGATATCGTCTCTGACCAAGCGTTCCAGTGTCTCGTTCCTATTGGCATTGGTGGCATGGATTGTCTTTGTGCTGATTGTCCCTCGTGCGGGAATCATAGCCGCAGGACAGATTCTTCCCGTTCCAAGCACGGCAGAAGTCGAAGGGCAGGTACAGAGCTTCTCAAAGGATCGTTGGGCAACATTTTACACTGCTCAAGAAGAGCGCTGGCGAGAAAGGAGCGTTCATACAGACAACCCTGACGGAGAAAATGCTCCAGTCGAAGATGAAAAGCTCTGGCAATACCTCGAAGAAGATGATGCCGCACGAAAGGCGGTCCAACTGGAGATTGACGAGTTTGACCGGAAGCTTAACGACGATCTTCGTCATCGTCGCGCCGCACAAGAACGGCTGGCATTCTCCCTTTCGCGCGTTTCACCGGCATCGGCATTCCAGCTTGCTGCCATGGATCTTGCAGGATCAGACATAGCTCTCAAAACACGCAATGAAGAATCTATGGACATCTTCCGAACCGAGTATACGCAGTTCATCCAGGCAAAACAGGCGGAGTCCGGTCCCGGTGCGGGAGCGTTTACGATTCAAATAGACACAGAAAAAGGCGTATCGATCGGAACACCACGAGACCAAGCAGCAATCGATGCTTCTCAGTTGCCGACTTTCGTCTCCCCATCTTATGGATTTTCCGATGCGGCGAAGACATTTCTACTCGATTTTGGATTACTCTTGATATTCTCGATAGTCGCATTTGGCGGTGCGTTTGCTGCATTCCTGCGCTACGACGTAAGGTAATGATTGGCAGTCAAAACCAGAATGAAGCTCTTATAGAGATGTCTTGCTCGTTCCTTCGAATCTTGCTGAGGGAACGAGCATGAAGAAATATTGTCCGACACTCCATTTGCTATGAAATCGGAATCCAGTACGCGATTTTGAACGCGACAAAATCTTCGCCCTGAGCTCCAAATGAATCGAAAAGCGCACTGGGGCTGACCGTCTTTCCAATATCCTTGTCCTCACCGAGATTGCGTTGCCACACCAGATATATGGTACTGCCCGGGTGAAATTCCCAGCGCATCACAACATTACTTCTGAAAGAGCGCGCGCCAAAATCCAGAAACGGCAACGTAAAGCTCTCAGCGCCATCAGTAACTTGATAGTACTTATCACCTGTATCGTCATCCTCAATCAGCTCGATTGAACTGCCTTCAGAGGATTCGTAATACCTCAAATCGTGACTTCTTGCCTTGACTAGTTCGCCGTGCTGATGGAACTTGCCATTCGCGGCATAGGGTTCCGCATATACCTCAAGACTGAAGTTGGAGGTGAAGTAGTAGTTCATTCTAATGGTCGCTGAAATCGTCGTTCGCGCGATGCGGGACAAGACATAGCGAACGCCATAAGTCCCTTCACCACCGCCGTGCCCGGCCACGGAGGTTACGTACTGTCGAGGTTGATCCTCGCGAGTGTAACTCGGATTCACTGCGAACTCCATCCGATTACCGATCCGGGTTGACATCGAGGTTCCCCAACTCCAAAGCCAACCGTCGAGTTCGTCAACACCATAGTTAAAGGACGCGCTGAACACAGTAGTCCCGGTAAAATTGGTGTTTATCCCGAGATTGGTTGAATATCCAGCTTCGTTTTGCATTGATGGTCCACCGCGGGTCCGAGCATCGTCCTGACCCGGAAATTGGCGCTTGACGGTCCAATCAAAGCTCACGTAGTTGGGTAAAGTGAATTCTGAGAAAAGCCCACCCTCGCTGAATTGTCGATTCCCGCCATAGTTCCAGTTGGCATAGCCGAATGCTTCCACATAGTAGCTCCGAAAGACCTTTCCGGGCTTGTTCTCTTGATAACCAACATACATACTGGCATCGAGATCGTCTGCCTGCCCGAGTACGCCTGCGTCGTTCAGTTCGAAGTTGGGCGACTCGGCATTAAACGACAGATCCCAGACCCAGTGCTTTCCGCCAGATTTTTTCAATCCAATCTGCGACGCATAGCCAGTCAAGGATGTGCGCGTTGAATCAAATTCTATGTAATCGGCGTCCGGTCGCTGGAAATACCTCGCGCTTGACTGCTGCGCCCGACGGATAGCCGATTTCGAGCCGCGTATGTGGCTGAATCCGCTGTGGCCATACAATTCGTAAAGGCCCTGTTTGAACTTGAGTCGCCAGTCGGCGCCGCCGGTTATTGCGCTCTTGCGAAGCCTATCTTCCAATCGGCCAACGCCGTTGAGATCTCTGCCGACACTGGTCAACGAAATTCCAACAGTCGAACGCTCCTTGCCAAATTGCTGCTCAACGCGCGCAACAGAGTACAATGTCATTGGCTCTATTTGCGTCTTATAGGTTGAGTCAGTCTCACGATCATAATTCTGCGCGTATTCACGCTGAGTCAATGCTGTCAGAAAGCCGATTGAGGTACCTGATTTCAACTTCCCGGTAATCTTGGACGCTCCAAGAATGGTCGAATTCGAAGGCTGGTGGACAATGTCCCCTATCCCGTTATCGCGAGGCGGACCGCCAACTCGACGCGAATAGAAATAGCTCGGACCATTGCCTTCGAGCAACAAACCGCCTTCGGTGAAAAATGGTCGCTTTTCGCTGTAAACTGTTTCGAATGCACTCAGATTGATTACCGCCGGATCCGCTTCAACCTGACCGAAGTCCGGATTGAAAGTCGCGTCAAGAGTCAAATTCGGACCAATCCCCATCTTGAGATCGCCGCCAATTCGCGGATCCAGGTCCTTGCCATCTTCGAATGGATTGCCGGTAAAATCACCGTCAACGAAGCTCGCATCAGACGCAAAGTAAGGCAGGATTTCGATGCGTTTTGAGGGCTTAATGCCCACTATGCCAGTCAAATCGCCGAACCGAGACACAAAGCCGGCTTCTTCACGGGGTGTATACACCCAATAACTGTCTTCATTGCGCTCTGGAATCCAGCGGTTGAAATTGATTCCCCAAACTTGTTCCTGCTTGGCAGTAAACCGCAATTGCGAGAATGGGACTGCGATCTCGGCAATCCAGCCCTTATCATCAACGCTGGTGTGGGCATGCCAGACCGGATTGAATGAGTAGTCAGCCCCCCCTTCAGAGTCCTCAGGATAGTACCGATCAAATCTCACGCCTGATGTGTTCACTCCAAATCCAAACCCGGTGCGGCGGTCATAGTATGAGTCGATCGATACGATGAACTGCTCAGCCGGGCCTTGATTGTCCCGTCGCTCCAAATGCATCCGCAACTGTTCCGGATTGTCGCAATAGAATCTGGCACCTACATAGAGCGTATGCTCGTCATACACAACTGCAACTTCAGTCTTCTCAAGCGGCTGTGCGCCTTCGTCAGGAAGTCGTTGCAGAAAGTCCGAATGAAACTCAGCTTGCTGCCAGATCGCATCATCCAACTTTCCGTCTATCTTGGGAGCATGCGGATTGGCTTTTACTGCTCGAATGTTTTTTCTGATAGAATTTGGATTTGTCTGCGCTATTACAGCGTCACTGCTGCCCGAGACCAGAATCCCGAAAAGCAGGAACGGCAATATGCATTTCCTTACCGAATGCATAAGTTCGCTTCCTTAACTCAAAAAGTACTCGCCTCGACTTCGACTCCGAAGGGCGTAAGCGATCTTGTTTCCCATTGTGGATATCAATTCTCCACTGAATACGCGTTACACTTGTGATTGTTTCGGAATTTTTGTTGCCGCCCCTCTACAACATCCATTCATTGGCAGCGATCAAGAATATAGTCGTTCAACTATGAGTACAAAGAAACCTTCCTCACGCATTTCGAACAAGCTTGGCAAGATGCCAGGCTCCCTCATCTATGTTGGCGTCGAACGCCGGGATCCAGTGACAATCGATGTCCTCCAATATTCCAACGACCAACACCAGGAATACCGCGCGGCATCGATCGATGACATTGTCGTACCGGCCGATCAGTCCCACATGGCGTGGATTAACATTGAAGGCGTGCACGACATCAGTATCATCGAGGGCATTGGACAGAAATTCGGCATCCACCCATTGATGCTCGAGGATATCGTCAATACAAATAAACGCCCTAAGTTCGAGGACATGGGTGAATACATGGTAACCATGCTCAAGATGCTCTACATCAAACCGGGCACGGACGAAATTCTCGCCGAACAGGTGAGTTTGGTTATAGGGAAGAATTATGTAATCTCGTTTCAGGAAGTCGAAGGCGACGTCTTCGAGCCAATTCGTGATCGCATTCGCAGGACCATCCCTCGACAGAAATTCCTCGGTGCCGACTATTTGGCGCATGCCTTGATTGATGCCGTCGTTGATCACTACTTTATTGTCATGGAGAGCATCGGCGACAAAGTCGAAGCAGCTCAAGATCACTTGATCAAGAACCCGAAGCCAGACAATCTGAACACAATATACTCTCTGAAACGTAAACTCATCGACTTGCGCCGCTGTATCTGGCCGTTGCGAGAAGTTCTCGGAGCATTTGAGCGTTGCGAATCGCCGCTGATTCACGACTACACACGGCTGTATATGCGTGATTTGTATGAACATGTTGTGCAGGTAGCTGATACCGTTGAAACCAATCGTGAAATGGTTTCCGGATTGCTGGAGATTTATCTAACGAGCCTGAGCAATCGCACCAACGAAATCATGCGATTGCTGACAGTGATTTCGACAATCTTCATTCCGCTGACATTTCTCGCTGGAGTCTATGGAATGAATTTTGACACTAATGCCGGTCCTCTGAGCATGCCCGAGCTTGGACTCCCGCTTGGCTACATCGGATTCTGGCTCCTCTCTTTACTGATAGTTGGTGGGCTCTTGTGGTTCTTCAAACGGCGGAAATGGTTGTGACGGCACCATTCTTAATCGAGAATCCTTTGTCCCGCTGATATGTCGTCATTCTTCCTATTGTTTGCAGTCGTCGTCTGGGGTTGGTCCTTCGTCGCGACAAAAATCTGTCTCGGCGAATTGAGCCCAATCGAACTTCTTGGCCTACGCGTCTTCATTGCTCTGCCGATTCTCTTCGCCATGGCTCGGTTCAAAGGCGCAAAGCTTGTTCGAAACCCCAACGTCTACAAACAACTCGCCATTGGGTCGGCGATTATCACCGCTCATTTCCTGATCCAGATTACAGGGCTTCAGTATACCTCTGCAACGAACACCGGATGGATCATCTCGATAACGCCGCTTGTGACCGTCGCTCTGTCTTATGTGTTTCTCAAAGAGCAGATAAGTCGCTTCACCATAATTGGCATAGTCGTCGCAACAACCGGAATCTTGTTGCTTGTCTCGCATGGTAACTTGTTGAATTTTGAGTGGCTCAAAAGCACCGGTGATTGGCTTATCTTGATATCCGCCCACACTTGGGCAATCTATACCGTGGCTACGCGCGACTTGACCCGTTCTCAGTCGCCTCTGATTGTTACGATCGGCGTTCTTATTCCTACTGCCGTATTGATGCTCGTTTATATGCTTCTGACTTCGAATTGGGGCAGTTTCTTGCTCCTGTCAGTGAAGGTCTACATAGCACTTGGCGTGTTAGCTATATTTGCCACGGCACTTGCACATTGGTTCTGGCAGGAAGGCGTTCGAGGAGTCGGAGCGGCGAGAGCCGGTATCTTTCTCTATCTTGAACCAATCGCTACTACGACTTTGGCAGTGCCGATGCTTAGTGAGCAGTTCGGCGTGTTTACTGCCATCGGTGGAGCATTGGTTCTGATCGGTGTTTACATTGCTCAACAAAGGCAGAAATCGAAATGAGCGCCGTTTCAGTTGCCGCGCTCGACGATCACGATCGCGATTGGGTTCGGCTGATTCTTAGCGGACATTGGGGCGGACCAGAGATTGTCACGCGGGGTGCTGTACATCAAGGCGATCAACTCCCCGGCTTCAAGGCGTTGATCAACAATGTTGCGGTCGGATTGTTAACTTATCGATTCTACCGCGACGAGTGTGAAATCATCTCTCTAAACAGCATGAGGGAACGGCTGGGGATTGGAACCATGTTGATGACAACGGTCTGTAACTGGGCCGCATCAAAACGATGTCATCGAGTCTGGCTGATTACCACTAATGACAATTCCTATGCCGTGAAACTCTATGAAAAACTGGGATTTCGAATTGCGGCCATACACGAAAACGCTCTTCTGGAATCCCGAAAACTCAAACCTTCCATCCCAATGCTCGGATTCAATGGCATCGAAATTCGCGATGAAATCGAGATGGAGCTACTGCTTCACAATCGCCCCCTGGTTTAGACGTGGGCAGCGATGAGCTTGCCGGCGGCTACGATGGGAGCAGCGTTTTGTTCAAGTTCGCGAAGTTGCACCTTACCACGGATTGAAATGGTTACGTACGTCGGCGCGTGCTTGCCTGTCCAGCAACCCGTATTGAAGTATCGAATTCCATTCTCGGGGAAGTCGATTTCCTCGGCGATGTGAGTGTGACCGCAGAATGCCGCAACGATACCTTTTCCTTTGCTAGATGCGTAGTTCACAATTCCATTTGCCACGGAGTCGTTAATGCGCAGCCAGGTCTTGCTCTTCTCTTTGACGAATCGGCTAATCCTCTGCTTTGGCCCGTCGAGCTGTTGAATCAGGTCGTAAATCCAAGACGGAACCTTGGAGATATTCGGATAATTGATGATCCACTTGTCGAATTGTTGACCGTGCATCGCGAAGTAACGTCTTCCGGCGATTTCCCATTCATATTCTTCATGCACCCTGATTCCTACCAGATGTGCCATCAACGGAACCAGCAATTCGTCGTGATTGCCTAGAACCCAGACAACCTCCGCATTGCTCTCTTCGTCTGTGATTTCACGAAACAGGCTCACTAGCTTCCAAGCGTACTTGTCGAGACGGCTGAAATTAAGGTCATCAAATATGTCGCCAAGCAGGATCAACTTACGAAATCTCCATCGCCTCTTGTCGATGCGGTAAGACTCGATCAATTCAAGGCACTCCTTGGCGCGGCTAACGCGCGAACCAAGGTGAACATCGGAGACAATTAGCGTGTGGATCGGCTCCGGGGAATCTGTCAATTCCTCGATTTCGAAATTCATGTGGTTCTCCCTTCATCAGTCAAAAGCATTCGTTCAACTGATAACGGAAGAACACTAAGGTTCTGGTAAGTTCTTGATTAGATTACTATTAATTCAACGACGGAGGGAGTCTCTCCTAAGTCGTTGATTACTTGAGGATTACAGTTCCGAATTCACGAAGAGATCCGGCGCAGCTCTCTGCGTACATTGGATTATCTCACGATCGTGCTCGGTCAGTGCATTGCGTTCAATCAATCCCTGTACTGCCTTCTGCAGAAGCACCATCTTGTCGTGAATTGGGATTAGAGCCGGATAGTACTCGTTGTTGAAGAAAATCAAATAGCGTTCGCGAGTACGTTGATCATTTAGCATTTTTCCGATCGCCTGCTCGAGCTCGGCACCAGTCAGGTTCTCGAGTTCTGTCTTTGGTGATCTCATAAGAGCGCCGGTCGAAGCGAGATTATTCTGGCAGCGGAACACCATTTGCCACACATCAACCATACCGATCGAATTGACTACCAGGATATTAACGCTTATCCGCCCGCCTTCTGGTTCAGCTCGCACACCTTGCAAGTATGGAATAAAGAAATTGTCAGTTATCGCACCAAACGCGCTTATGCCGCCCGCCATTGGATCATCAAGGATGTCCTTGATAGTGAAGTATGGCTTACGTTGGAATCGCGCATCCTGAATCAGCATGAACTCTTCTTCAGTGAAGTGAAACCGTTCTTTCCACAGTTCTTCAGGCGCCAGATCCTTCCGGGTCAGAGATGACTGACTGGTCAACATACCAATCGCCTGTCCTCCGCGCCATACCAGCGGCAATACTCCGACGGCCCACTCGGCGGAGCCGCCAATCTCTCCAATCATACTTGACAAAGTTCGGCTATCCGGGAAGTTCAGGCCTTCCAGTCCAAGAACGATTCCAGGCATCAAATCCCCGTCCTTATCGAACGGCGTTGCAACTCCAGCTTTGTTCAATGTATCCATTGCAAAAGAATGGCGTGGACGATCAAGGAAGAACGTGCTCAATTTGTCTACGGAAGAATATCCGTGTGCCTGTGCCATGATCTCGGCGATTTCGACTAACTTGGTCTCGCGCGGATTGAATTCTTCGAAATGTACACCAGCCATCCACCGCTGGACATAAGTGTCCGGTAAGTGTCTTTTCACGCCGGACTCTGTAACTACCATTGCCGTGAAACTGGAATGCGAGCCTTCTACGGACTTGGTTGTTCCGTCGATTACGTCATTTCCCAGCGACAAAAGTGACACATTCTGCGGCAGCTTCAGACCATACTTGGCGCGGTGTTCCGGCTTTCCAAAAACTGCTCCGACCGCGATTGTCGGATTGCCGCCTGCTTCGACCCCAGGTTTCACACGGACACCCTCAGTGATCGCCGACTCAATAATAATCTCTTCGCCAACTGGTAATGTTTCGGCGGTGGTTTGCAGAACTTCCGCCATTACCTGAGCAGCAGTGCGATCATTTGCTCGTTTGAGGTTGTCTTTTACTTCGTTCGTCACAAGATGCTTTGGTACGGCGTTTAGACTACCCCGTCCGTGAAGTCCCACTGAGATCGCCGACAGCGCAGCGGAGACGATGACCGACTGGCGCACTTGGCGATTTCGCAGCGCCCCAAGATTGGATTTGGGATTTACTCGATTGGACAAGTTGAGAATAGCGCAGGCCTCAAGCTCAAGTTCGTAGTTTGCCAACACGGCGCGGTGGCGATGGTTAAACTCGATAACTCGATCTCGCTCGAAACCAAATTCGACCATCGGACCTGTATACTTAAGTCTCTGAACAGCTACATCATAACGCAGGTTGTTCGCCATTTAAACCTGTCCTTCTTATCTGCTTGTCATAAAAGGGAGTAAATGAATCAACATCGAGATAATTATACAGCTTAATATCAAGCCAATCAAGCATTATCTCTCTCGCGGACCGATCATGTTCTCCGGTGTCAAGAGCTTGTCAAGTTGTTCTACCGACAGCAACTTCTTCTCCAAAACCAAGTCATAAACACTTCGGTTAGTACGCAGCGCTTCCTTGGCCAGATCGGTCGAGACTTCGTATCCAAGGACCGGATTGAGCGCTGTTACCAAACCGATAGAGTTTTGGACCATCTTTCGGCAGTGCTCCACATTCGCGGTGATTCCATCAATACACCTGTGCCTCAGCGTGAACATTCCATTCTTGAGAACCTCTATTGACTCGAATATACTATGAGCAATAATCGGCTCCATCACATTGAGCTGCAATTGCCCTGCCTCGGCGGCGAGTGTGACAGTCAGATCATTGCCGATCACCAGAAATGCAATCTGATTTACAACCTCCGGTATCACGGGATTCACTTTCCCCGGCATGATCGTCGACCCCGGCTGCATTGGCGGTAGATTAATCTCGTTCAATCCCGCGCGTGGACCGGATGATAAGAGCCGAAGGTCATTCGCGATTTTTGATAGCTTAATTGCGAGCCTTTTAATAGCCGAGGAGTACATAACGAATGCCCCGGTATCTTGTGTCGCTTCGACTAGATTCTTTGCCAGCTTTATGTCGAGCCCGGTGATCTCCCTCAACTCCTTAATTACCAGCTTTGAGTAACGAGGGTCGGCGTTGATCCCGGTTCCGATTGCTGTGCCGCCCATGTTTACCTCAAGAAACAGTGCCACATTCTGTTCCAGTCGATCAATTTCTTCTTCAAGCATAACCGCATAAGCTTCAAACTCCTGCCCCAGTGTCATGGGAACGGCGTCCTGAAGCTGTGTTCGACCCATTTTGATCACGCTCTTGAACTCTTCAGCTTTGGCATAGAACGACGAAATCAACTGCTTAAGCACTTCGATTAGCTTGCCGTTGGCGTTGATCAGAGCAATCTTCAGCGCCGTCGGATAGGCGTCGTTAGTAGATTGTGATAGATTCACGTGGTTGTTGGGGTGGCAGTACTTATACTCGCCTCGCTCATAGCCGAGAATTTCTAGAGCGCGATTGGCGATGACTTCGTTTGCATTCATGTTCGTCGATGTACCCGCACCGCCCTGAATCATGTCCACCACAAATTGGGTGTGCCAGCGACCATTGGTGATCTCCAGGCAAGCCTGCACAACTGCGTTTCCAATTGGCTCCGGCAGTGCCCCCAACTGCATATTTGCCCGTGCCGCTCCCATCTTGACAACCGCTAAAGCCCGGATGAAGTCTGGATAATATGCCAGAGAGATACCGCTGATATTGAAATTCTCCAATGCACGCATCGTCTGGATACCATATAGATATTCCGACGGAACTTCTCTGTCGCCGAGCAAGTCGTGTTCTGTGCGAGTTCGTCCAGAAACATATTGTGCTGCAACATTTACGACCCGCGTGCTCGCCTGACGCATCCTTCGCGAAATCACCCGGGCGATCCGGGAGATCAGTTTGAATCCAATAG
This genomic interval from bacterium contains the following:
- a CDS encoding fructose-bisphosphatase class II, translating into MANNLRYDVAVQRLKYTGPMVEFGFERDRVIEFNHRHRAVLANYELELEACAILNLSNRVNPKSNLGALRNRQVRQSVIVSAALSAISVGLHGRGSLNAVPKHLVTNEVKDNLKRANDRTAAQVMAEVLQTTAETLPVGEEIIIESAITEGVRVKPGVEAGGNPTIAVGAVFGKPEHRAKYGLKLPQNVSLLSLGNDVIDGTTKSVEGSHSSFTAMVVTESGVKRHLPDTYVQRWMAGVHFEEFNPRETKLVEIAEIMAQAHGYSSVDKLSTFFLDRPRHSFAMDTLNKAGVATPFDKDGDLMPGIVLGLEGLNFPDSRTLSSMIGEIGGSAEWAVGVLPLVWRGGQAIGMLTSQSSLTRKDLAPEELWKERFHFTEEEFMLIQDARFQRKPYFTIKDILDDPMAGGISAFGAITDNFFIPYLQGVRAEPEGGRISVNILVVNSIGMVDVWQMVFRCQNNLASTGALMRSPKTELENLTGAELEQAIGKMLNDQRTRERYLIFFNNEYYPALIPIHDKMVLLQKAVQGLIERNALTEHDREIIQCTQRAAPDLFVNSEL
- a CDS encoding DMT family transporter, whose amino-acid sequence is MSSFFLLFAVVVWGWSFVATKICLGELSPIELLGLRVFIALPILFAMARFKGAKLVRNPNVYKQLAIGSAIITAHFLIQITGLQYTSATNTGWIISITPLVTVALSYVFLKEQISRFTIIGIVVATTGILLLVSHGNLLNFEWLKSTGDWLILISAHTWAIYTVATRDLTRSQSPLIVTIGVLIPTAVLMLVYMLLTSNWGSFLLLSVKVYIALGVLAIFATALAHWFWQEGVRGVGAARAGIFLYLEPIATTTLAVPMLSEQFGVFTAIGGALVLIGVYIAQQRQKSK
- a CDS encoding UDP-2,3-diacylglucosamine diphosphatase, coding for MNFEIEELTDSPEPIHTLIVSDVHLGSRVSRAKECLELIESYRIDKRRWRFRKLILLGDIFDDLNFSRLDKYAWKLVSLFREITDEESNAEVVWVLGNHDELLVPLMAHLVGIRVHEEYEWEIAGRRYFAMHGQQFDKWIINYPNISKVPSWIYDLIQQLDGPKQRISRFVKEKSKTWLRINDSVANGIVNYASSKGKGIVAAFCGHTHIAEEIDFPENGIRYFNTGCWTGKHAPTYVTISIRGKVQLRELEQNAAPIVAAGKLIAAHV
- the aspA gene encoding aspartate ammonia-lyase, translating into MNVNIVREFLTHIELFKDLDSEERNLLLAEVTEMTLEAGTLLFEENTTRQQMYIIYDGEIELFKRSPYDEETRLTVFSKFDFLGEGALMEDYPHNTSARTLVKSTLLTISRDQFYKLSNERPTIGFKLISRIARVISRRMRQASTRVVNVAAQYVSGRTRTEHDLLGDREVPSEYLYGIQTMRALENFNISGISLAYYPDFIRALAVVKMGAARANMQLGALPEPIGNAVVQACLEITNGRWHTQFVVDMIQGGAGTSTNMNANEVIANRALEILGYERGEYKYCHPNNHVNLSQSTNDAYPTALKIALINANGKLIEVLKQLISSFYAKAEEFKSVIKMGRTQLQDAVPMTLGQEFEAYAVMLEEEIDRLEQNVALFLEVNMGGTAIGTGINADPRYSKLVIKELREITGLDIKLAKNLVEATQDTGAFVMYSSAIKRLAIKLSKIANDLRLLSSGPRAGLNEINLPPMQPGSTIMPGKVNPVIPEVVNQIAFLVIGNDLTVTLAAEAGQLQLNVMEPIIAHSIFESIEVLKNGMFTLRHRCIDGITANVEHCRKMVQNSIGLVTALNPVLGYEVSTDLAKEALRTNRSVYDLVLEKKLLSVEQLDKLLTPENMIGPRER
- a CDS encoding GNAT family N-acetyltransferase, producing MSAVSVAALDDHDRDWVRLILSGHWGGPEIVTRGAVHQGDQLPGFKALINNVAVGLLTYRFYRDECEIISLNSMRERLGIGTMLMTTVCNWAASKRCHRVWLITTNDNSYAVKLYEKLGFRIAAIHENALLESRKLKPSIPMLGFNGIEIRDEIEMELLLHNRPLV